From Flavobacteriales bacterium, one genomic window encodes:
- a CDS encoding DUF2851 family protein has product MHEEFIYYLWKNHFIDRNSLKTSQKEEVIIMSPGIRNDDAGPDFSHAKIKIGGTVWAGNIEIHVKASDWRAHKHHLNEAYDNVILHVVYDADKKILRSNGGEIPTIEIKNKFDENLFKSFQALEKSKKWIPCQDFVAKVNPFIVNNWLERMLVHRMEDKSNLILADLERTKNNWEEVFYVHLAKNFGFKVNALPFELLAKSVPHKFIRANRKETFLIEACLFGQSGFLDDFFTDAYPNDLIKEYSHLQKKYDLLPLQKYLWKFSRMRPNNFPTIRISQFANLMSKEKDLFNTLISEASVKKIRKIFDIEASAYWSGHFTFDKKVKCDKPKRIGEKSIDNLIINTIAPFLFVYGIKKGNDEFKERALDLLQNVDVEKNSIVDKMKGLGMRAESAFDSQALLQLKKAYCSEKKCLDCAIGNQIINHMDHD; this is encoded by the coding sequence ATGCACGAAGAATTCATTTATTATCTATGGAAAAATCATTTCATAGATCGAAACTCACTAAAAACAAGTCAAAAGGAAGAAGTAATAATAATGTCTCCCGGAATAAGAAATGATGACGCCGGACCCGATTTTTCCCATGCTAAAATTAAAATTGGCGGAACTGTTTGGGCAGGAAACATAGAGATTCATGTAAAAGCTTCAGATTGGCGGGCTCACAAACATCATTTAAACGAGGCTTACGATAATGTAATTCTACATGTGGTTTACGATGCAGATAAAAAGATATTGCGAAGCAACGGAGGTGAAATTCCTACAATTGAAATCAAGAATAAATTCGATGAAAATTTATTCAAAAGCTTTCAAGCGCTAGAAAAAAGTAAAAAATGGATTCCTTGCCAAGACTTTGTTGCAAAGGTAAATCCGTTTATTGTAAACAATTGGCTCGAAAGGATGTTGGTTCATAGAATGGAGGATAAATCAAATTTGATTTTAGCCGACTTAGAACGAACAAAGAATAATTGGGAAGAAGTATTTTATGTACACTTGGCCAAAAACTTCGGATTTAAAGTAAACGCTTTGCCGTTTGAGCTTTTGGCTAAATCGGTTCCTCATAAATTTATTAGAGCCAACAGAAAAGAGACGTTTTTAATAGAAGCATGTTTATTTGGGCAGTCGGGATTTTTGGATGACTTTTTTACAGATGCATATCCAAACGATTTGATTAAGGAATACAGTCATTTGCAAAAGAAATACGATTTGCTTCCTCTTCAAAAATACTTGTGGAAATTTTCTCGGATGCGCCCAAATAATTTCCCCACAATAAGAATCTCTCAATTTGCTAATTTAATGTCGAAAGAAAAGGATCTTTTTAACACATTAATTTCGGAAGCCAGTGTTAAGAAAATCAGAAAAATATTTGACATAGAAGCATCTGCTTATTGGAGTGGGCATTTCACATTTGATAAAAAAGTGAAATGCGACAAGCCTAAAAGAATAGGCGAAAAATCAATCGATAATTTAATTATCAATACCATCGCCCCATTTTTATTTGTGTACGGCATAAAAAAAGGAAATGATGAGTTTAAGGAAAGAGCGTTAGACCTCCTTCAGAACGTGGATGTAGAAAAAAATTCGATTGTAGATAAAATGAAAGGACTGGGTATGAGAGCGGAATCTGCATTCGATAGTCAGGCCCTGCTTCAACTTAAGAAAGCGTATTGCAGTGAGAAAAAATGCTTAGATTGCGCTATAGGCAATCAAATAATAAATCACATGGATCATGATTGA
- a CDS encoding glutamine synthetase III: MSSLRFRAVQDILDREPLIIENQGESLAEQFGANVFNKVSMKKHLSNDIFKKVNHSIAGGKRLDREIAGQVATGMRTWAMTKGATHYTHWFQPLTGLTAEKHDGFFETTGDGEAIDHFGGAQLVQQEPDASSFPNGGIRNTFEARGYTAWDPTSPAFVMGTTLCIPTVFVAYTGEALDFKTPLLKTISAIDKAATDVCQYFDKKTSKVITTLGWEQEYFLIDYALTNARPDIILTGRTLFGHLSSKGQQLDDHYFGSIPERAKAFMEDFECEAIRLGIPVKTRHNEVAPNQFECAPIFEELNLAVDHNQLLMDVLETVGRKHKFKVLMHEKPFANVNGSGKHNNWSLATDSGENLLSPGNTPKSNLRFLTFFVNTIKAVHEHSDLIRACITSAGNDHRLGANEAPPAIMSVFIGTELSAVLDEVEKRVSGNKMSTEDKTHLKLDIGKIPSILLDNTDRNRTSPFAFTGNKFELRAVGSQANCSSSMIVLNTIVAKQLQEFKKSVDALIAKGTKKDEAILKILKKYIVESKAIRFEGNGYGDEWVKEAEKRGLANIKTTPHALDAMVSDKTKKLYTELGILSEVELEARYEIELENYKLKIQIESRMIGDLALNQIIPTAIEYQNLLVNNVNGLKNIMGTKFKTTAASQLRTIEKISAHITAIEENVELMVAARKKINKIENASKSARGYCEKVIPFFEVIRSHVDKLEVLVDDKMWPLPKYREMLFTK, translated from the coding sequence ATGTCATCATTAAGATTTCGCGCAGTACAAGATATATTGGATAGAGAGCCCCTAATAATAGAGAATCAAGGAGAGTCGTTAGCAGAGCAGTTTGGAGCTAATGTATTCAATAAGGTATCTATGAAAAAACATCTTTCAAACGATATCTTTAAAAAAGTGAATCATTCCATAGCTGGAGGTAAAAGATTAGATAGAGAGATAGCTGGTCAAGTTGCAACGGGAATGAGAACTTGGGCAATGACAAAAGGTGCTACACATTACACACATTGGTTTCAACCTTTAACTGGATTAACTGCTGAAAAACACGATGGTTTTTTTGAAACAACTGGTGATGGTGAAGCAATTGATCACTTTGGTGGAGCACAATTGGTACAGCAAGAGCCAGATGCTTCTAGTTTCCCTAATGGTGGAATAAGAAATACTTTCGAAGCTCGTGGTTACACAGCATGGGATCCAACATCTCCGGCTTTTGTAATGGGCACAACGTTATGTATTCCTACTGTATTTGTTGCATATACAGGTGAAGCATTGGACTTTAAAACGCCATTACTTAAAACCATTTCTGCAATCGATAAAGCAGCAACCGATGTCTGTCAATATTTTGATAAAAAAACGTCAAAGGTTATTACTACTCTCGGTTGGGAGCAAGAATATTTTTTAATTGATTACGCACTTACAAATGCACGACCAGATATTATCCTTACTGGAAGAACATTATTTGGTCATTTGTCTTCGAAAGGTCAACAGTTAGACGATCATTATTTTGGATCGATCCCTGAAAGAGCTAAGGCGTTTATGGAAGACTTCGAATGTGAAGCTATTAGATTAGGAATACCTGTTAAAACAAGACACAATGAAGTAGCGCCTAATCAGTTTGAATGCGCTCCGATATTTGAAGAGTTAAACTTAGCTGTTGATCACAATCAATTGTTGATGGATGTTCTTGAGACTGTTGGGAGAAAGCATAAGTTTAAAGTATTGATGCATGAAAAACCTTTTGCTAATGTGAACGGTTCAGGTAAACACAATAACTGGTCGTTAGCAACTGATTCAGGTGAAAACTTATTGAGTCCAGGCAATACACCAAAAAGCAACCTTCGATTCTTAACATTCTTTGTAAATACAATTAAGGCAGTTCATGAGCACAGTGACCTGATAAGAGCATGTATTACAAGTGCTGGAAACGACCACCGATTAGGTGCTAACGAAGCTCCACCAGCAATTATGTCTGTATTTATTGGAACAGAATTAAGTGCAGTTTTGGATGAAGTAGAGAAAAGAGTCTCTGGTAATAAAATGTCAACAGAAGATAAGACACATTTAAAACTTGATATCGGAAAGATTCCAAGCATCCTATTAGATAATACAGACAGAAACAGAACATCTCCTTTTGCTTTTACAGGAAATAAATTTGAGTTAAGAGCAGTTGGTTCTCAAGCAAACTGTTCTTCATCAATGATTGTTTTAAATACCATCGTTGCAAAGCAATTACAAGAGTTTAAAAAATCGGTAGACGCATTAATTGCTAAAGGAACCAAAAAGGATGAAGCCATCTTGAAGATTTTGAAAAAGTATATAGTGGAGTCGAAAGCGATTCGTTTTGAAGGAAATGGCTATGGTGACGAATGGGTTAAAGAAGCTGAGAAAAGAGGTTTGGCTAATATTAAAACTACTCCACATGCCCTTGACGCCATGGTATCTGATAAAACTAAAAAGCTTTACACAGAGCTTGGGATTTTATCTGAAGTTGAATTAGAGGCGAGATATGAGATTGAACTTGAAAACTATAAATTAAAAATCCAGATAGAATCTAGGATGATTGGAGATTTAGCACTAAATCAAATTATCCCGACTGCAATCGAATATCAAAACTTGTTAGTGAACAACGTTAATGGGTTGAAAAACATAATGGGGACTAAGTTTAAAACAACTGCTGCAAGCCAATTAAGAACAATCGAAAAGATTTCTGCTCATATAACAGCAATTGAGGAAAATGTTGAATTAATGGTAGCCGCAAGAAAAAAGATTAATAAAATCGAAAATGCGAGTAAGTCAGCAAGAGGATACTGTGAAAAAGTAATTCCATTTTTTGAAGTAATTAGAAGTCACGTTGATAAATTGGAGGTTTTGGTAGATGACAAAATGTGGCCATTGCCAAAATATAGGGAGATGCTGTTTACTAAATAA
- a CDS encoding twin-arginine translocase TatA/TatE family subunit, whose translation MQYLFFSFGGGEIFVILLIVLILFGSKKIPELARGIGKGIREVKDATNDIKREIAKGAEEKDNNKS comes from the coding sequence ATGCAATATCTGTTTTTTAGTTTTGGAGGAGGTGAGATATTCGTTATTCTTCTAATCGTTTTAATATTATTTGGATCTAAGAAGATTCCGGAGCTTGCTCGTGGAATTGGAAAAGGCATTCGTGAAGTAAAAGATGCCACCAATGATATTAAAAGAGAAATAGCTAAAGGAGCCGAAGAAAAAGATAATAACAAAAGCTAG
- a CDS encoding OmpA family protein, translating to MKFVKLIFTALVVVLVSVNSYSQRNFSKEADEAYKASSYSEAIDLYKVAFSKAKKNRVEKARIIYQVANCYRMKNEYKQAELWFQKAINARHLDPYAKLYLADAKKYNGKYEEALVWYQKFVKNLPNSQDGKNGIESCQLAMEWIDTPSNYNVEISNAFNTKFDDFSPVYAKKDYKVVYFTSARPSAAGQTTDGWTGQSFTDVLQANQDRKGKWAEPVVIEGGVNSPYNEGAVAFNKRFSSIYFTRCIIDKGADMGCQIYTADREGKSWGASSEIKLAHDSIRVGHPSMAPDDVTLYFSGNMPGTLGGKDIWKSVYNPSSKTWSKAENLGPTINTKGDEMYPYIRSNGDLYFASNGHIGMGGLDIFHSKAKGGGFGEPENMQFPINSSTDDFGITFQGRREAGMFTSNRPGGRGKDDIYEFTVPPLVIVLDGYVRDMETKEIIPYAIVELRGSDGSILIDTTGADAYYKFPLSEETSYDIEGRKKGFLSDFAHVTSVGVTVSSTLKSDKDLSLINIVKPINLPNIEYAYAKWALLDKSTEALLDLVKTLVDHPNITIELRAHTDFRGSATNNKVLSQKRAKSVVDFLKEKGISADRLTPKGYGESSPRRVSEFMSKSCSFEAGDLLTEKLLGPRTMKGDPKWEEGMQLNRRTEFFILRTDYVPK from the coding sequence ATGAAATTTGTAAAACTTATATTTACAGCACTAGTGGTTGTATTGGTTTCAGTGAATTCATACTCACAAAGAAACTTTTCAAAAGAGGCGGATGAGGCATATAAAGCGTCGTCATATTCAGAAGCAATTGACCTATATAAAGTTGCATTTTCTAAAGCCAAGAAAAACAGAGTAGAAAAAGCTCGTATTATTTATCAGGTAGCTAATTGCTATCGGATGAAAAACGAGTACAAACAAGCTGAACTTTGGTTTCAAAAAGCCATTAATGCTAGGCATTTAGATCCTTATGCAAAATTGTATTTGGCTGATGCTAAAAAATACAATGGTAAGTACGAAGAAGCTCTTGTATGGTATCAGAAATTCGTTAAGAATTTACCCAATAGTCAAGACGGTAAAAATGGTATAGAGTCTTGTCAATTAGCAATGGAATGGATAGATACTCCATCAAACTATAATGTGGAAATAAGTAATGCATTTAATACTAAGTTTGATGACTTTTCGCCTGTTTATGCTAAGAAGGATTATAAAGTAGTATACTTTACTTCTGCAAGACCAAGTGCTGCAGGGCAAACAACTGATGGTTGGACAGGGCAGAGCTTTACGGATGTCCTTCAAGCCAATCAGGATAGAAAAGGTAAATGGGCAGAACCTGTTGTAATTGAAGGTGGAGTTAATTCGCCGTACAATGAGGGAGCAGTTGCATTTAATAAAAGATTTAGCAGCATTTATTTTACAAGATGTATAATTGATAAAGGAGCAGACATGGGGTGTCAAATTTATACTGCTGATAGAGAGGGTAAAAGTTGGGGAGCATCTTCAGAGATTAAACTTGCACATGATTCAATTAGAGTTGGACATCCATCAATGGCGCCAGACGATGTTACCTTATATTTCTCGGGTAATATGCCAGGAACACTTGGAGGGAAGGATATTTGGAAGTCTGTATATAACCCTAGTTCAAAAACTTGGTCGAAAGCAGAAAACTTAGGACCTACTATTAATACGAAAGGAGACGAAATGTATCCGTATATTAGAAGTAATGGAGATTTGTATTTTGCTTCGAATGGACATATTGGAATGGGTGGGTTAGATATCTTTCATTCTAAAGCAAAAGGCGGTGGATTCGGTGAGCCTGAAAATATGCAGTTTCCTATCAATTCATCTACCGATGATTTTGGAATTACGTTTCAAGGACGGAGAGAAGCAGGTATGTTTACATCTAATAGGCCTGGCGGAAGAGGCAAGGATGATATCTACGAATTTACAGTACCGCCTTTAGTTATTGTATTGGATGGTTATGTAAGAGATATGGAAACAAAAGAGATTATTCCTTACGCAATTGTTGAACTTCGAGGTTCTGATGGGTCTATATTAATAGATACAACAGGAGCTGATGCTTATTACAAATTTCCTCTATCAGAAGAAACGAGTTATGATATTGAAGGTAGAAAGAAAGGTTTCTTATCAGATTTTGCTCACGTAACGTCTGTAGGGGTGACAGTGTCATCAACACTTAAATCGGATAAAGATTTGTCCTTGATAAACATTGTAAAGCCAATCAACCTTCCAAACATCGAGTATGCATATGCTAAATGGGCATTACTAGATAAGTCTACAGAAGCATTGTTGGATTTGGTGAAAACATTAGTTGACCATCCGAATATTACAATTGAGTTAAGAGCACACACAGATTTTAGGGGATCGGCTACTAATAATAAAGTACTATCTCAAAAAAGAGCAAAAAGCGTTGTTGACTTCTTGAAAGAAAAGGGGATTTCTGCAGACAGATTAACGCCTAAAGGGTATGGCGAAAGCTCGCCTCGTAGAGTTTCTGAGTTCATGTCTAAGTCATGTTCCTTTGAAGCTGGTGATCTTTTAACAGAAAAGTTATTAGGGCCAAGAACAATGAAAGGTGATCCTAAATGGGAAGAAGGAATGCAGTTAAATAGACGAACTGAATTCTTTATCTTAAGAACAGATTACGTTCCTAAATAA
- a CDS encoding calcium/sodium antiporter, giving the protein MDYLMLLGGLCLLVASGEFLVRGAVYLASKMKVSSLVIGMTVVSFGTSAPELLVSLEAALNGHADICIGNIVGSNIANLALVLGLTAIVFPVVVDKNSVRVDWPLMFGATLLFVYFISDSVLSHTEGWIFVFLIVSIVLWMIWKSRKEQKGEVEVEKAESGKKEMLINISYLAGAFVGLYFGADWLVEGAVNIAEDLGVDEKLIGVTIVSFGTSLPELVTSLVAAFRKESDISIGNLIGSNLFNILAILGITAAVKEIDVSFDAFFYDVSWMVGISILVFPLMMNKMSLSRIKGFLLFACYCGFMTFTICRSVNLL; this is encoded by the coding sequence ATGGATTACTTAATGTTGCTTGGCGGGCTCTGTTTGCTCGTAGCTAGTGGGGAGTTTCTTGTAAGAGGAGCTGTTTACTTGGCAAGCAAGATGAAAGTTTCTTCTCTAGTAATAGGGATGACCGTTGTTTCCTTTGGTACGTCAGCCCCCGAGTTACTTGTTAGTCTTGAAGCAGCCTTAAATGGCCACGCAGATATTTGTATTGGTAACATTGTAGGTTCTAATATTGCCAACCTTGCTCTTGTGCTAGGCTTAACAGCAATTGTTTTTCCTGTAGTGGTCGACAAAAATTCGGTTCGGGTAGATTGGCCTTTAATGTTCGGAGCAACATTACTATTTGTCTATTTTATTTCAGATTCTGTTTTAAGTCATACCGAGGGATGGATATTTGTCTTCCTAATTGTCTCCATTGTTTTGTGGATGATTTGGAAATCGAGGAAAGAACAAAAGGGCGAAGTAGAAGTTGAAAAAGCAGAAAGTGGTAAGAAAGAGATGTTGATTAACATATCATATCTTGCTGGAGCATTCGTTGGCTTGTACTTTGGTGCGGACTGGTTGGTGGAAGGGGCTGTTAATATTGCAGAGGACTTAGGTGTTGACGAGAAGCTTATCGGAGTAACTATAGTGTCGTTTGGAACGAGCTTACCAGAGTTGGTTACTTCTTTAGTTGCTGCATTTAGAAAAGAATCTGATATCTCGATTGGGAACTTGATTGGATCTAACCTGTTTAATATTCTAGCCATTCTAGGGATTACTGCAGCCGTTAAGGAAATAGATGTTTCTTTTGATGCATTTTTCTACGATGTATCGTGGATGGTTGGGATTTCAATATTGGTTTTTCCATTAATGATGAATAAAATGAGTCTATCCAGAATTAAAGGTTTCCTATTATTCGCCTGCTATTGTGGATTCATGACTTTTACGATTTGCAGAAGCGTAAACTTATTGTAA
- a CDS encoding phosphoribosylformylglycinamidine cyclo-ligase, giving the protein MSEKLKYELRGVSASKEDVHNAIANIDKGLYPRAFCKVIPDILGGDDDYCNIMHADGAGTKSSLAYVYWKETGDISVWKGIAQDAIVMNIDDLLCVGATQKILLSSTIGRNKNLIPGEVIAAIINGTEEILAELREQGIDIHSTGGETADLGDLVRTIIVDSTVTCRMKRSEVITNEKIGAGDVIVGLSSSGQSTYEKIYNGGMGSNGLTSARHDVFNKALAEKYPESFDPQVPSDLVYSGGISLEDKVDLTPLNAGQLVLSATRTYAPVIRKMLDEHRGDISGMVHCSGGAQTKILHFIDNLHIIKDNMFDVPPLFKMIQEQSGTPWQEMYKVFNMGHRMEIYIGQEHAQSIIDICKSFEIDAQVIGRVESHNAKKVTIKSELGTFEY; this is encoded by the coding sequence ATGTCGGAAAAGTTGAAATATGAATTACGAGGAGTGTCTGCCTCAAAAGAAGATGTACATAACGCAATAGCAAATATTGATAAAGGTTTGTACCCAAGAGCATTTTGTAAAGTTATTCCCGACATCTTAGGTGGAGACGACGACTATTGTAATATAATGCATGCCGATGGTGCTGGAACCAAATCGTCTTTAGCATACGTTTACTGGAAGGAGACAGGCGATATAAGCGTTTGGAAGGGAATTGCACAAGATGCAATTGTAATGAACATAGACGACTTGCTTTGTGTTGGTGCTACTCAGAAAATATTGCTTTCGTCAACCATTGGTAGAAATAAAAATCTGATTCCGGGTGAAGTTATAGCGGCTATCATTAATGGTACAGAAGAGATTTTAGCAGAACTTAGAGAACAAGGAATAGATATTCATTCTACGGGTGGCGAAACAGCTGATTTAGGCGACTTGGTTAGAACTATTATTGTGGACTCTACTGTAACCTGTAGAATGAAGCGATCGGAAGTGATAACCAACGAGAAAATTGGAGCAGGAGATGTGATAGTTGGCTTGTCTTCATCAGGGCAATCTACTTACGAAAAGATTTATAATGGCGGAATGGGAAGTAATGGATTAACATCTGCCCGTCATGATGTTTTTAATAAGGCATTGGCCGAAAAGTATCCTGAAAGTTTCGATCCTCAAGTACCTAGCGATTTAGTTTATTCTGGTGGGATTTCTTTGGAAGATAAAGTTGATTTGACACCTTTAAATGCGGGTCAATTGGTGCTTTCTGCAACTAGAACCTATGCTCCGGTAATTCGTAAAATGCTTGATGAACATAGAGGAGATATAAGTGGAATGGTACATTGTAGTGGAGGAGCGCAAACCAAGATTCTTCACTTTATTGATAACCTGCACATAATTAAAGACAATATGTTTGATGTGCCACCATTATTTAAAATGATTCAGGAGCAATCTGGCACGCCATGGCAAGAGATGTACAAGGTTTTTAATATGGGGCACAGAATGGAAATTTACATTGGGCAGGAGCATGCACAAAGTATAATCGACATTTGTAAGAGTTTTGAAATCGATGCGCAAGTAATTGGTAGGGTTGAAAGTCATAATGCGAAAAAGGTAACCATCAAATCCGAATTGGGTACATTTGAATATTAA
- the prfA gene encoding peptide chain release factor 1 — MLDKLRTLNAKWGELELQISDPEIITDQKRYAQLNKEYKDLNWVGDAFKEYEDLLSNIEMAKDILSNEKDPDFKEMAKEELEEYKGAFEKLDEKIKLLIIPKDPADDKNALVEIRAGTGGDEASIFAGDLYRMYSKYCDSRGWKMELVDTSHGTSGGYKEIVFNVIGVDVYGQMKYESGVHRVQRVPQTETQGRVHTSAASVVVLPEADEFDIDLKPNDIRKDTYCSSGPGGQSVNTTYSAIRLTHIPTGIVAQCQDQKSQLKNFDKAMKVLRSRIYELEYNKYMEEISGKRKTMVSTGDRSAKIRTYNYAQGRVTDHRIGFSMHNLPNFMNGDIQEFIDELQLAENTEKLKESSGE; from the coding sequence ATGTTAGATAAGCTAAGAACATTAAATGCAAAGTGGGGCGAATTGGAATTGCAAATTTCCGATCCAGAGATAATAACGGATCAAAAACGCTATGCGCAACTTAATAAAGAATATAAAGATCTTAACTGGGTAGGAGATGCTTTTAAGGAGTACGAAGACCTGTTGAGTAACATTGAAATGGCCAAAGATATTCTTAGCAATGAGAAGGATCCTGATTTTAAGGAAATGGCTAAGGAAGAACTAGAAGAGTACAAGGGTGCTTTTGAAAAGTTAGATGAAAAAATAAAACTCTTAATTATTCCCAAAGATCCTGCCGATGATAAAAATGCTTTGGTAGAAATTAGAGCTGGTACGGGTGGAGACGAAGCTAGTATTTTTGCTGGAGATTTATACCGAATGTATTCCAAATATTGTGATTCGAGAGGTTGGAAAATGGAATTGGTAGATACTTCTCATGGTACATCTGGAGGATATAAAGAGATTGTATTTAATGTTATAGGTGTGGATGTTTACGGGCAGATGAAATATGAATCAGGAGTTCATCGAGTTCAACGGGTACCACAAACAGAAACCCAAGGTAGGGTACATACTTCTGCTGCGTCTGTAGTTGTTTTACCGGAAGCAGATGAGTTTGACATCGACCTTAAACCTAACGATATTAGAAAGGACACCTACTGTTCATCTGGACCAGGTGGGCAATCTGTAAATACTACTTATTCGGCAATCAGACTTACTCACATTCCAACCGGAATTGTAGCACAATGCCAAGATCAAAAATCTCAATTGAAGAACTTTGATAAAGCGATGAAAGTGCTGAGAAGTAGAATCTACGAATTGGAGTACAATAAGTATATGGAAGAAATTAGCGGAAAAAGAAAAACGATGGTTTCTACTGGCGACCGTTCGGCTAAAATTAGGACATATAATTATGCCCAAGGCCGAGTAACAGATCATCGAATTGGTTTCTCTATGCATAACCTCCCAAACTTTATGAATGGAGATATCCAGGAGTTTATTGATGAATTACAATTAGCAGAGAACACCGAGAAGTTAAAAGAAAGCTCAGGAGAATAA
- a CDS encoding PspC domain-containing protein — protein sequence MDKIQDIFEKRAFGVCSWIGDRLGIDSSKIRLYFIYLSFVTLGSPLIIYLVFAFLLDHKSFFGRRRRTFWDL from the coding sequence ATTGATAAGATTCAAGATATTTTTGAAAAAAGGGCGTTTGGAGTTTGTTCATGGATTGGTGACAGGCTTGGAATTGATTCGTCTAAAATTCGATTGTATTTTATCTACCTTTCATTTGTAACTTTGGGGTCTCCGTTAATTATATATCTCGTTTTCGCCTTTTTGTTAGATCATAAAAGTTTCTTTGGCAGAAGACGCAGAACATTTTGGGATCTATAA
- the pyrF gene encoding orotidine-5'-phosphate decarboxylase encodes MKLDRDTLFQRIKEKKSFLCIGLDSDYDKIPAHLHKYEDPIYEFNKSIIDATKDFCVAYKPNLAFYESTGAAGWKSLEKTMAYIPKDIFTIADAKRGDIGNTSNKYAKAFFKRLSFDSVTVNPYMGEDAISPYLKYDNKWVVILALTSNNSAKDFQTIAVEGGKQLYERVLEISQKWGHLDNTMYVVGATKASELENIRKIVPDHFLLVPGVGSQGGDLQEVSKYGLNDKCGLLVNMSRGVIFAGQGMEFAIKAKEKAQEVQKEMEAILTERGLI; translated from the coding sequence ATGAAACTAGACAGAGATACCCTTTTTCAGAGAATCAAGGAAAAGAAATCATTCCTATGTATTGGTCTTGATAGTGACTATGATAAAATTCCTGCGCACCTGCATAAATACGAAGATCCAATCTACGAATTCAATAAAAGCATCATTGATGCAACCAAAGATTTTTGTGTTGCCTACAAGCCTAATTTGGCCTTTTATGAGAGCACAGGTGCAGCAGGGTGGAAGAGCCTTGAGAAGACCATGGCTTACATTCCTAAAGATATATTTACAATAGCCGATGCCAAAAGAGGTGATATTGGAAACACTTCCAATAAATATGCAAAGGCATTTTTTAAAAGATTAAGTTTCGACTCAGTTACCGTCAATCCTTATATGGGAGAGGATGCAATTAGTCCTTATTTAAAATATGACAATAAATGGGTGGTTATTTTAGCACTTACCTCTAATAATAGCGCGAAGGATTTTCAAACGATTGCTGTGGAAGGAGGAAAACAGTTGTATGAACGTGTTCTTGAGATTTCCCAAAAATGGGGACACTTAGATAATACCATGTACGTTGTTGGAGCAACCAAAGCAAGCGAATTAGAAAATATTCGAAAAATTGTACCTGATCACTTTTTATTAGTACCAGGAGTTGGCTCACAAGGCGGCGACTTACAGGAAGTTTCAAAGTATGGTTTAAACGACAAATGTGGATTATTGGTAAACATGTCGAGGGGAGTTATCTTCGCTGGACAAGGAATGGAATTTGCAATAAAAGCAAAAGAAAAAGCACAAGAAGTTCAAAAAGAAATGGAGGCCATACTTACTGAACGTGGTCTAATATAA